The region TGAAGACGACGATTTGGCGAAGTACCGTGGCGAGGTCGTACTGGTCAACTTCTGGGCCAGCTGGTGCCCGCCCTGCGTACATGAAATGCCCTCCATGGAACGGCTGCAAAACCGACTGCAGGACAGGCCGTTTACGATTCTGGCCGTGAACATGGCCGAGGACAAAGCCACCATCCGGGATTTCCTGAAAAACAAAGTCAACGTCACCTTCCCGATCCTGCTGGATCGCGACGGCAAGGCACTGAAACAATGGGACGTCTTCGCATTCCCCACCAGCAATCTAATCGATAAACAGGGACAGATTCGTTATGCGCTATTCGGTAGTGTGGACTGGGAACGGCCGGATATCCTCGACAAAATCGAAAAGCTCCTGAAGGAATAAAGAGACTGTTATTCTATTATTTTTTACCGCGGAGACGCAGAGGACGCGAAGAAAATATTTATTTGACCTGTTTTATTTCGTTTAACGACAGGCAATACACATAAATCCACCCCGCTAACAAAACAAATAATACTGATAAAAACCTTTGCGCCCTCTACGTCTCTGCGGTGAAAATTTTTATTTAAGCCAGTCGCGTAGGTCACGCTGGCGATAGCCTGCGTGACACCTCTCGAATGAGGTGTCAGGTATCGCACTCGCGCAACCAGACCTGCGATACTGTGAACAGAATCTGATTTTATGCCGGATTGAAACGCTACTCGAGGAATAAAAAGGGCAGGTCAGTGGCCTTCGGCCAGCAATTGTTCCAGATCGTGACGAATTGCCTCTGTTGAATCACTATCACGGATCAGCAGGCGCGCCTGTCCCTGACGATCGAACACATAAACCGCGCTGCTGTGTGAAACGGTGTAATCACCGTCAGCATCAGGTTTGTCGTAACCATAGGTTACACGATAACGTTTGGTCAGCTTCTGCAGGGCCTGCCGACCCCCACGCAGGCCAACAACCTGTTGGCCAAAGGCCTGTACATACTGTCCCAGCTCGTCAAGACTATCACGCCGCGGATCTACGCTGACAAACAGTATCCTGATCTCACTTGCTCGCTTGCCTAATTGCGAAACCGTACTCTGCAGTCGACTCAGGGTCATCGGACAGACATCCGGACAATGCATATAGCCGAAATACATTAACAGGATCTTGCCACGATAATCCTGCGCATCAACCATGCTTTTACTGTTTGCGGAGCGCATGTTAAAAGCCAGCGGTGGCATAAGGCCAGTAATGTTCTTTGTTTGCCACTTTTCATCACTGTCAGTGCAGCCATGAAGAAATAGCACGATCATCAGTAACACGACAAGATGCCCCAAGCTGGGTATCGTTACTTTACGGTCTCGATGCATAGTCATGTTCATACCTGCTTGCTTTCGCCACCGGAAACATTTTTCTGCTCAGCTTGCGCGCTTTGCCTCATCCACAGGCGAATAATCAGCAAAATGCCGACCACGCTCATCATCGCAGCGGGGATCCATGTGGTCAGTCCGCCGATGGTCTGATCCGTTAGCGGGCTAATCGGCCAGGCCCGACCGCATACGCTGTAGACGTCATACAGCACCTTCCCACTCAGTGCGATATAGGCGCCAATGATAATCTGCAAAACCATCACAACCCATAGCATGACTATTCGACTTGAATAGTGCAGGGTTATCCGTCCTCGCGGCGGTCGCGGATCCACGATCAGCCACCAGAACAACAGACCGTCGATCAGCATGCTCCAGTTCATAATCTTGTAACGTGTCGCGCTGAGCATCGCCTCGAAGTGCACCTCCGGGATCAACCATAAATAGATCAGGCCTACAAACAACGCTGGCGCCACGACCGGGTTCTGGAGGAATCGATAGATCCCGCGTACAGGCCGGCTATACCAGATCGGCAACAGCATCTGCTGGCGCCATTTTTGCGGGATGCCCCGGCCGAGAACCTTATGGGGTGTGGCCAGCACAATCAGAAACGGTCCGAGATGATGCAGGACCAGATGCTGCAGGCGATGCACCCAGAACATGTGCTGGGACAGGTAATCCACATAAGTCTGCATCACCCCGTAAATCAGTAATAACCCGAGGCAAAAACTCAATGTGGGCCAGAAACCGGTGCGCAGCTTATCGCGCCGTCGCTGTTTTATCCCCCGCCAGTACAGAACTGCCGCAGCCAGGGTGCTGACCAGCACGGTGGGAGAAAACTCCCAGGGTTTGATCAAAGTGACAAGTGACGGCATACCTGTTCAGTGGCTACGGATGCGGCCTATGTTACTGGCCGAGCCATTCCCGAGGTTGTAGATACTGCTCATACAGCTCGGCTTCGGGCGTGCCCGGTTCGGGCGACCAGTTATAGCGCCATTGGGTCAGCGGCGGCAGGGACATGAGGATCGATTCGGTGCGCCCGCCGGTCTGCAGGCCGAACAGGGTGCCCCGATCGTAGACCAGGTTGAACTCCACGTAACGTCCGCGTCGATACAGCTGGAAATTCCGCTCCCGTTCGCCGTACTCATGATCCTTGCGTTTGGCTACGATGGGCCGGTACGCGGGAATATAATGATCGCCGACGCTCTGCATGAAGGCGAAGCTCTTGTCGAAGCCCCATTCATTCAGGTCATCGAAAAACAGTCCGCCGACTCCGCGGGTCTCGTCGCGGTGCTTGAGATAAAAATAGTCGTCGCACCATTTTTTATAGCGCGCATAGACCTCGTCACCGAAGGGGTCGCAGGCCTGCTTCGAAACGGTATGCCAGTGAATCACATCCTCGCGAAACGGATAGTACGGCGTCAGATCAAAGCCACCGCCGAACCACCAGACCGGATCGGCGCCCTCTTTTTCGGCGATAAAAAAGCGTA is a window of Thiohalophilus sp. DNA encoding:
- a CDS encoding SCO family protein, encoding MNMTMHRDRKVTIPSLGHLVVLLMIVLFLHGCTDSDEKWQTKNITGLMPPLAFNMRSANSKSMVDAQDYRGKILLMYFGYMHCPDVCPMTLSRLQSTVSQLGKRASEIRILFVSVDPRRDSLDELGQYVQAFGQQVVGLRGGRQALQKLTKRYRVTYGYDKPDADGDYTVSHSSAVYVFDRQGQARLLIRDSDSTEAIRHDLEQLLAEGH
- a CDS encoding cytochrome c oxidase assembly protein, coding for MPSLVTLIKPWEFSPTVLVSTLAAAVLYWRGIKQRRRDKLRTGFWPTLSFCLGLLLIYGVMQTYVDYLSQHMFWVHRLQHLVLHHLGPFLIVLATPHKVLGRGIPQKWRQQMLLPIWYSRPVRGIYRFLQNPVVAPALFVGLIYLWLIPEVHFEAMLSATRYKIMNWSMLIDGLLFWWLIVDPRPPRGRITLHYSSRIVMLWVVMVLQIIIGAYIALSGKVLYDVYSVCGRAWPISPLTDQTIGGLTTWIPAAMMSVVGILLIIRLWMRQSAQAEQKNVSGGESKQV
- the hemF gene encoding oxygen-dependent coproporphyrinogen oxidase encodes the protein MSEVNPEAVKAYLLNLQDEICNALTEEDGGDGFIEDSWEREEGGGGRSRVLEEGKVFEKAGINFSHVYGPGLPASATAHRPELAGRSFQAMGVSLVIHPRNPYVPTSHANVRFFIAEKEGADPVWWFGGGFDLTPYYPFREDVIHWHTVSKQACDPFGDEVYARYKKWCDDYFYLKHRDETRGVGGLFFDDLNEWGFDKSFAFMQSVGDHYIPAYRPIVAKRKDHEYGERERNFQLYRRGRYVEFNLVYDRGTLFGLQTGGRTESILMSLPPLTQWRYNWSPEPGTPEAELYEQYLQPREWLGQ